The DNA window ACGGCTGTTCTTAGCAGGTGAGCGATGACCGGGCATCCATCTTGCCACACATGGACTCAGGACCAGCTTTGTCCCCGTCACAGGTCTTGAGCTGTGACGTGGAGGGTGGGATCAGACTGTCCAGTTCCTGCCTGTGTCCCGTCTCCTGCAGCCACTCGCGGAACTTTGCTTCCACCAGCTTCTGGAACCTGCTCTTCTGCTCCCTGAAGAGTGACCATAACGTTGCTCAGTGGAACAAACAGGAGTCAAACATGTCCACAGTTAAGACAAGCTTCAGCTGTTGGTGGACAAATCAATTTGAATGAGTCGGTGAAAAAGAAACCAAGCCACTCACTTGTCCAGACCCGCTGCCAACACAGTCTTCTGCCACCTCTGAATGCTCTTCTGCTTGTCGGCCAGTGCAGCCTGGTACTGAGGTGGCAGCCCCCCTGGGACCTCACACGTGTCCCCCTCCATGTGGAAGGGGACCACTTGAGAGCAGAActctgcagggggcagcaggcGGAAGCATGAGGAGTCTGGGTTGACCAGACCTTCAGTGCCCAGAAGCAGTGGCTGATCCCAGACGTTGGGCACCACTGCCAGACCCACACTGGCCATGTGATCCTCCAGGGTCGGGTAGAAGGTGTGGAAGGGTGCGAGGGTGATGTCAGTGTTTCCAGGGAGAAGGAGTGGGCGGGTCGGTGTGAGGATGTGGAGGGTGCAGCGTGAGGAGGTTCCCACAACGATCCGGCCAGCCACACAGACCACCCGCACGTTCTGGCAGCTGTGTATGTGGACGCTGGTTTCTACTGGACCCAGAACCACAGTGGTGTCTCTGCATTTGTCCACACTTGCAGACCTGAGGGAACAAATATGAGAAGGCTGATCTGGCACCTGAAAGTGCTGCACAAACGGACCTGAGGGGAGAGAGCAGGTAGATGAAGGCGTCTGAACAGCGGTGGATCTTGACGTTGGCGCCGATCAGCTTGTCGGAGGTTTTGGCCAGAGTCTGCTTGAAGACCTGAGACATCAGAACCATCTTACTGCCCGGAGGAGCCATGTGAGTGTTCCGAGCGATCTTGGCCCGCTTCAATGCTCCTTCCACTGACAAGTTGAGGAGAGaacaattttaaaaactgtGTAGTGGTGGAAACCTGTTTTGCATTAGTATTTATCTATTTGTCAAGGACGTTTTATCAGTTTCATTGTGAGTAGCTGCAATCTCTGGAACACGAGTAGACACTGAGCTCCTTATTCaggtgagttaaaaaaaagaaatcagttaCAGGTTGATGTGTGAGCTCAAACGTTTTGTCCTAGAAGGTGAATCTGGTACCTTGTTGGGCCCAGGCCAGCTTCTTGCCGACGCGCCTGCAGGCCGTCATCCCAAAAGGGTTGATGGTCAGATGCTTCTGCAGGCAAGTGAGCAGCTTGTGCAGTGAGAAGGAGCGGCTGAGTGAGGAGAAACCCGCCTGAGCTTGGAGCGGACCTCTGGTCAGCAGCCTGTGGACTGGCTGGACTGCTTTGCCTTGAGAGCCCGGCCCCTCCAGGAGCAGGTCCAGACTCCGTACGGCCTCCAGAGAGATCTGATGAAAACCAGCTAGATCCACAATGGTCGGCCAAAATAACagaaggtttaaaaaaaaaaaagggaaacctTCACACCTGACAGTCACGAAGAGCTTGTCCAGACTGAGACAGCTGACCCGGTTCTACCAGCAGCTCCAGAATTTCAGACAGGTGACTCAGCACAAACGACAGGTGGGCCTGGTCGTCCCAGTTCTGTGCAGCAGAGAGATGAAAACAGGAGTCAACACAGCTGGAGTGGTGCTATCACTCACTCAAAGGAGGTGAGCACGCTCCAACACATTCACCATGACTCCTCCACATCCATACATCTGTTTCAGCCACTGGAAACTTTCACACCATAGAAACAGCTTTGATATTTCAAGGACCAGCTctacacccacccacccacggACCGAAGAGCAGAGGGACTGGTGAAGTCACCATCCTATACTGAGATACACAActcatgacagtgagagaggaggcagcagtgttttGTTCTCTTCACAAAATCCTATTTTGGGATCTGAACTGACTCACAATAACCTGGATTAAATACCAGATTATGTGAAAAGTCACACAGATTATCTGTGTGAAAGTGTAATGCCAAACCTTGTCGTTACTCTGAGAACCAAAACAGTTCCTACAGCATCTTATGATGAgagtgggagaaaaaaagaccTTGTTCTGTGAGTCATTCTTGGCGTCTCTCTCCGAGGGGGACGGGGACCGGGTCCGATGGGTGGGCCACTCTTCCCCAATCAGAGAGGTCCTGAGAGAGACCCAGTAGAGCTGCTGGATGTAGAGGAAGAGTAGGAACTGCAGCGTGTCCACAGACATCTGCAGACAAAACAAAGATGAGCCACCTGAGCTCATGCCTGAAGCTGCAGGACGAGTCGGACATCATTCTCTCGGGTAAACAGAGACGCTTCTCAAAGACCCAGCTGGGCTCCACCCACATCATACATGCCTTCCTCCGTTGCTGGTCCAGCTCACTTTTGGAAGAGCACTGGGAGAAGGACTCTGCACGCTCCAGTTTCTCCTCAGCCGTGTGGGCAACCAGCAGGTCGAAGGCTTCAAAGTACAGCCAGGCCAGCTCTTCTGGCAGCTGCAGCTTCCCACACGCCATGTGCCGCCACTTGGACCAACACAGAATGGGGAAGCCGTCACGTGTTCGCACATAAACCACCATCTTGCGGAGGTAGTGCATGCTGAGCTTGGAGGTCGGCGCCACCTGGGAAGAAATTACGACAACACATTCATGTTAAACTTGGTGAATAACATTTCACTCAACGTCAACCAGTAAAGATCGGCTCTGGCACTCTTAGTtataaatcacacacacacatcattgtATGAAAAAGGTAAGAAAGCAAAGTCATATTGTTCCATGAATTAGGAATGAGTTTATATTAATCCATGAGGAAGTTTTGAGAGTACTTTTACCGGTAAGGCTCCAAGGAGGAAGGGCTCCATACGAGGCCATATGCACAAGCCGTCGGACTCCATGGCTCAGACAGAAAACATAAGCAGCAGTTTAGTAAACCGTTCATGTAGTGTATTAAATCAATACTGGCATGAGACAAAGACAAACTAAATTGTTGTGGCgactcaaaaataaaaatacagttctGAAGAGAGGACATGACATCAAAAAATGTGTCAATGAACTACACATAGTTGTGAATTATTTTCTGTCCTCCTTTCTGCTCTCAAATACTTCATGTCCATATCAAGCTGCAGCCTAGTGATGGAAGCTATGGATGGTTACGCATCCTTCCACATAGATGCATTTCCAAGTGCTGAGTAATATTGATCTTAATGCAAGGAAATGTCCTTTACAGCAATGGCTCTTTCAGAATTGATGATGAACCAAAGTGTTTCTACCATTGTCCCTCTTTGAGAATCTGACTTACTGTTTCATCACCTTTCAAAGCGAATCTACACTTTGCATGTGAGTCAAGTCATCAAAAACACATTACCTcatcaaatgaaaatggaaaaataaaatgccgGTACGACTAATGGAAACAAATGAGCAGGGTTCGGGGTTTCACACAGAGAAGGTTTGAAGTCACTCGAGATGACCGCAGTTCAGTCAAATGACGTGCAGCTACTTGTGATACTGTTGGAAAATGTCAATACATTATCTTCATCGAGCGGTGGTTAGACCTTAACGCCATTTtgaaacatactgtatattgatCATATTTAACCACTGACGAATCGACAGTCACCATTAAGACCCCTTccatgaaataaatgtgaaataataacaaacaacGAGCAGGTGTCGCCGAGTTGCAGGACATCCATGACAAGCGACCACTACAACAGTCCGCTTAGACCGCCGCTGTCCACCTATTCAACGTATGGCAAGTGGAGTTCAACTCAAGCGTGTTTGTATTGTAACGCGAGTAACAAAGGAACAAACAGATGAGTTGGAGCCACAGTGCCGCAGCGCTAGCAACAGTGAGCTAACCAGGCTAACACAAGAGCTCGCTCTTACTGTATGCGACGTGCTAGGAGCTCGTTTTCTGCGAGAGCGGGACCCGCTGACCGACTGGGTCACTCGGTCATTGGATGTGTCCGCTTCGTCGTTGTTCGCCGCTGACAGCAGCTGGCGGAGCTCATCGTTTCAACTTCCTATTTGGCGCCCTCCTCTTTCGGAAGACCCGCAACGATCGGCCCTTCTGACGAGGGCGCTGTCACGTGACTAGCGGAAAAGGCCGAAGTCGGCTTCACGTGgaaatttatttagttttcgcgtcggccatttctttattattgttttcgtggcaattatttctgttttctaagtaattattattttttgtttttttgcggTTAGTCCTATGTATAAGTGCATCACTATTAGTACGTAAACTTTACGCAACCACCTGGGAAATTTGAGGTTTGAAGGATCAGCTCGAGCTGTGTGACGTAGGTTGTGGCTATTCTCGCGGGATTTCGAAGTATCTCGATAATTCGGGGGGAATTATTAGTCCGGAAAcaggatggggaaaaaaatagaacggatgtacgaccaaaaacaaaccaataacTGTATTActcagaaaaacagaaacaattcgCACTAAAAAATATATCGAAAATAACAAACGCCTAACTGAAAACGGTGGGCGGTATCACTTTAAACATGGGCGGGGTTATAATTGAGGGCGGGACTTGACTGACAACGAGGAAGAAGCCCTTCGTGTGGCACCGGGATCAGACCTTCAAACGCCGGTGCCCTCTTTTTTTCGTTTATTTGGATCGGAAACATTCGGTGGACTCATGGCAGCGAAGGGCTTGAGCCTGTGCAAGGTTTGCTGCCTGCTCCTGTACGCCATCACCGCGGTGTTTGCGGGGTAAGCTCCGGAGATCCAGCGGTGAAACACTATCACCAGCTGGTACACATGTTCCACTGTGATTGGTCCAGAGCGTGGACTGGACCACCGAGCCCGCTTCCTATTGACGTTTAAATGTGGGGATAAAGGACATGCTAGCTTCAATGTTTACATGTAGTCATGGCCGGCGTAGCCATTTAGCTGCCTGTTAGCTAGCTACACATGCTGGTGTCAATATCTGGTGCTGTTGCATTCACAGGAGAGATTTCTACAAAATCCTGGGTGTTAGCAAGTCTGCGTCCATCAGGGACATTAAAAAGGCGTATAGGAAGCTGGCGATGCAGCTCCATCCTGACAGAAATCCAGACGATCCCAAGGCTCAGGACAAATTTGCAGACTTGGGTGCAGCTTATGAGGTGGGTATCGCCTTACTTGTGCTCGGACCGAACTAATGGGTGAAATATTTATACTACGGTTGTTCGTTTTGTTCCAATATTAGAGCGGAAGCGGTGATTTTTATTCATGAGCTGTCTGGTTGCTGTTGGAAACGCTAC is part of the Synchiropus splendidus isolate RoL2022-P1 chromosome 10, RoL_Sspl_1.0, whole genome shotgun sequence genome and encodes:
- the tbccd1 gene encoding TBCC domain-containing protein 1 isoform X3, translated to MACGKLQLPEELAWLYFEAFDLLVAHTAEEKLERAESFSQCSSKSELDQQRRKMSVDTLQFLLFLYIQQLYWVSLRTSLIGEEWPTHRTRSPSPSERDAKNDSQNKNWDDQAHLSFVLSHLSEILELLVEPGQLSQSGQALRDCQISLEAVRSLDLLLEGPGSQGKAVQPVHRLLTRGPLQAQAGFSSLSRSFSLHKLLTCLQKHLTINPFGMTACRRVGKKLAWAQQVEGALKRAKIARNTHMAPPGSKMVLMSQVFKQTLAKTSDKLIGANVKIHRCSDAFIYLLSPLRSASVDKCRDTTVVLGPVETSVHIHSCQNVRVVCVAGRIVVGTSSRCTLHILTPTRPLLLPGNTDITLAPFHTFYPTLEDHMASVGLAVVPNVWDQPLLLGTEGLVNPDSSCFRLLPPAEFCSQVVPFHMEGDTCEVPGGLPPQYQAALADKQKSIQRWQKTVLAAGLDKEQKSRFQKLVEAKFREWLQETGHRQELDSLIPPSTSQLKTCDGDKAGPESMCGKMDARSSLTC
- the tbccd1 gene encoding TBCC domain-containing protein 1 isoform X1; the encoded protein is MESDGLCIWPRMEPFLLGALPVAPTSKLSMHYLRKMVVYVRTRDGFPILCWSKWRHMACGKLQLPEELAWLYFEAFDLLVAHTAEEKLERAESFSQCSSKSELDQQRRKMSVDTLQFLLFLYIQQLYWVSLRTSLIGEEWPTHRTRSPSPSERDAKNDSQNKNWDDQAHLSFVLSHLSEILELLVEPGQLSQSGQALRDCQISLEAVRSLDLLLEGPGSQGKAVQPVHRLLTRGPLQAQAGFSSLSRSFSLHKLLTCLQKHLTINPFGMTACRRVGKKLAWAQQVEGALKRAKIARNTHMAPPGSKMVLMSQVFKQTLAKTSDKLIGANVKIHRCSDAFIYLLSPLRSASVDKCRDTTVVLGPVETSVHIHSCQNVRVVCVAGRIVVGTSSRCTLHILTPTRPLLLPGNTDITLAPFHTFYPTLEDHMASVGLAVVPNVWDQPLLLGTEGLVNPDSSCFRLLPPAEFCSQVVPFHMEGDTCEVPGGLPPQYQAALADKQKSIQRWQKTVLAAGLDKEQKSRFQKLVEAKFREWLQETGHRQELDSLIPPSTSQLKTCDGDKAGPESMCGKMDARSSLTC
- the tbccd1 gene encoding TBCC domain-containing protein 1 isoform X2, with product MCEHVTASPFCVGPSGGTWRVGSCSCQKSWPGCTLKPSTCWLPTRLRRNWSVQSPSPSALPKMSVDTLQFLLFLYIQQLYWVSLRTSLIGEEWPTHRTRSPSPSERDAKNDSQNKNWDDQAHLSFVLSHLSEILELLVEPGQLSQSGQALRDCQISLEAVRSLDLLLEGPGSQGKAVQPVHRLLTRGPLQAQAGFSSLSRSFSLHKLLTCLQKHLTINPFGMTACRRVGKKLAWAQQVEGALKRAKIARNTHMAPPGSKMVLMSQVFKQTLAKTSDKLIGANVKIHRCSDAFIYLLSPLRSASVDKCRDTTVVLGPVETSVHIHSCQNVRVVCVAGRIVVGTSSRCTLHILTPTRPLLLPGNTDITLAPFHTFYPTLEDHMASVGLAVVPNVWDQPLLLGTEGLVNPDSSCFRLLPPAEFCSQVVPFHMEGDTCEVPGGLPPQYQAALADKQKSIQRWQKTVLAAGLDKEQKSRFQKLVEAKFREWLQETGHRQELDSLIPPSTSQLKTCDGDKAGPESMCGKMDARSSLTC